AAAACGCAGGCTTTCATCGGTACTTTATCAGTTTGTTTCAGATGAAATTCCTGTTGAAACGCATTGGGAATTGCTTCATCAGGCACAAAATTGGGGATTTAAAATATCAGATCAGGCGAAACTCTGCAAAAATTTAGATGAAATTAAAGAGTTTATTAATTTCTGGGACACAGAAAGACATAATCTTCCTTTTGAAATTGACGGAATTGTACTGAAAGTAAACTCAATAAAACAACAAAGACAGCTTGGTTACACCGCAAAATCTCCACGTTGGGCAATGGCTTATAAATTTAAAGCTGAAAAAGTGGAAACCGAATTACAAAGTGTTTCTTATCAAGTCGGAAGAACCGGAGCAATTACTCCTGTTGCCAACTTAAAACCTGTTTTATTAGCCGGAACTATTGTAAAAAGAGCTTCACTGCATAATGAAGACATCATCAAAAAATTGGATCTTCACGAAAAAGATTTTGTTTTTGTAGAAAAAGGCGGTGAGATTATTCCTAAAATTGTTGGTGTAAATACAGAAAAAAGAACATCTGAAAGCAAAGAAATTGAATATATCAAAAATTGCCCGGAATGTGGAACTGAGCTTGTAAAAGTAGAAGATCAGGCCATTCATTTTTGTCCGAACGATTTACATTGTCCACCGCAGGTTATAGGAAGAATGATCCATTATGTTTCTAGAAAGGCTTTGAATATTGATAATTTGGGAAGTGAAACGATCGAACAGCTTTATAAAGAAAGATTGGTTGAAAATCCGGCTGACTTTTATGCTTTAACAAAAGAGCAACTTCTTCCATTGGAAAGAATGGCTGAAAAATCGGCACAAAATATCATCACCGGAATTGAAAAATCAAAAGAAATTCCTTTTGAAAAAGTTTTATATGGAATCGGAATTAAACATGTAGGAGAAACCGTTGCTAAAAAATTAGTCAAAAACTTCAACACGATTGACGATTTAAAAAATGCAACTGCCGAAGAATTATGTCAGGTAGAAGATATCGGGATGAAAATCGCTGTAAGTATTGTTGATTTCTTTAATAATTCTGAAAACATTTTAATGCTTGAAAGATTAAAATCTTACGGCGTACAGTTGGAAAAAGGAGAAAATACGAATGAAGTTTTATCGAATGCTTTGGAAGGAAAAACTTTCTTATTTACCGGAAAACTCTCACTTTTCACCAGAGAATTAGCCGAAGAAATGGTAGAAAAGCACAACGGAAAAAACATCTCTGCCGTTTCTAAAAACCTGAATTATCT
Above is a genomic segment from Chryseobacterium mulctrae containing:
- the ligA gene encoding NAD-dependent DNA ligase LigA — translated: MSENIQHKIEQLRKELHQHNENYYLLDEPSISDFEFDLLLKELQDLEAQYPEFHDDNSPTIRVGGGVTKIFPTIQHQFRMYSLDNSYDFDDLEDWEKRIIKTIDEPVEFVAELKYDGASISILYENGKLSQAVTRGDGFQGDEITANVRTISDIPLKLNGDFPERFFMRGEIYLTRKNFDKINKLREEEGLDPFMNPRNTASGSLKMQDSGEVRKRRLSSVLYQFVSDEIPVETHWELLHQAQNWGFKISDQAKLCKNLDEIKEFINFWDTERHNLPFEIDGIVLKVNSIKQQRQLGYTAKSPRWAMAYKFKAEKVETELQSVSYQVGRTGAITPVANLKPVLLAGTIVKRASLHNEDIIKKLDLHEKDFVFVEKGGEIIPKIVGVNTEKRTSESKEIEYIKNCPECGTELVKVEDQAIHFCPNDLHCPPQVIGRMIHYVSRKALNIDNLGSETIEQLYKERLVENPADFYALTKEQLLPLERMAEKSAQNIITGIEKSKEIPFEKVLYGIGIKHVGETVAKKLVKNFNTIDDLKNATAEELCQVEDIGMKIAVSIVDFFNNSENILMLERLKSYGVQLEKGENTNEVLSNALEGKTFLFTGKLSLFTRELAEEMVEKHNGKNISAVSKNLNYLVVGEKAGSKLKKAQDIGTITILDEQQFLDLINN